From a region of the Bradyrhizobium sp. KBS0727 genome:
- a CDS encoding LysR family transcriptional regulator: MDRIDAMQAFVAVADLQGFAPAARKLRLSPSGVTRLIAALEDRLGARLLQRTTRSVALTDAGSRYLERVRRILADVEEAESAAEGERTRPSGRLVVSAPVGFGRLHVSPLMSAYLTRYPEVSGELRLEDRMVSLVEDGVDLAVRIGQLADSSLVARHVGEMRRIVVASSGYLKARGEPKTPGAIAAHDTIQFGATAGMADWRFVEDGNEVRVAIAPRFSTNSADAAIQHAEQGGGLTRVLAYQAAGSLKRGHVRIVLAKFELPAMPVQIVYPTSRLLSAKVRTFIDLVTETADWHFG; this comes from the coding sequence ATGGACCGTATCGATGCCATGCAGGCCTTTGTCGCTGTCGCCGACCTGCAGGGGTTTGCGCCGGCAGCCCGCAAGCTCCGCTTGTCGCCGTCAGGCGTGACGCGGTTGATTGCAGCGCTGGAAGACCGGCTCGGCGCGCGGCTATTGCAACGGACCACGCGCTCGGTGGCGTTGACCGACGCAGGTAGCCGCTACCTGGAACGGGTGCGCCGGATTTTGGCCGATGTCGAGGAGGCCGAAAGCGCGGCCGAGGGCGAACGGACGCGGCCGAGCGGCAGGTTGGTGGTCTCGGCGCCGGTCGGCTTCGGCCGCCTTCATGTCAGTCCCCTGATGTCGGCCTATCTGACGCGCTATCCGGAAGTCTCCGGCGAGTTGCGGCTCGAGGATCGCATGGTCAGTCTGGTGGAAGACGGTGTCGACCTCGCGGTGCGGATCGGCCAGCTCGCAGATTCCAGCCTGGTGGCGCGTCACGTCGGCGAGATGCGGCGGATCGTGGTGGCGTCGTCCGGCTATCTCAAGGCGCGCGGCGAACCAAAGACGCCCGGCGCCATCGCCGCGCACGACACCATCCAGTTCGGCGCTACTGCCGGGATGGCGGACTGGCGCTTTGTCGAGGACGGCAATGAGGTCCGCGTCGCCATTGCGCCGCGTTTCTCCACCAACAGCGCCGATGCCGCGATCCAGCATGCCGAGCAGGGCGGCGGTCTGACGCGCGTGCTGGCCTACCAGGCAGCGGGTTCACTCAAGCGCGGCCACGTCAGAATCGTATTGGCCAAATTCGAACTGCCCGCCATGCCGGTCCAGATCGTCTACCCGACCTCGCGGCTGCTGTCGGCCAAGGTCCGCACCTTCATCGATCTCGTGACTGAGACTGCCGACTGGCACTTCGGTTAG
- a CDS encoding carboxymuconolactone decarboxylase family protein produces the protein MTRLPTPASIEASPAAAQPLLEAVKKQLGVVPNLFRLVGTSPAALEGYLGLNGALAKGALEAPTRERIALAVAEVNGCDYCLSAHSYLAKNLAKLSDVEIAANRNGGSGDPKADAAVGFAVKLVKARGHVTDADIKAVKDAGYNDAQLIEIVLHVALNTLTNYVNEVAKTEIDFPVVTVKAA, from the coding sequence ATGACCCGCCTCCCCACTCCCGCCTCGATCGAAGCCTCCCCCGCCGCCGCCCAGCCGCTGCTGGAGGCGGTCAAGAAGCAACTCGGCGTGGTGCCGAACCTGTTCCGGCTGGTCGGCACCAGCCCGGCCGCGCTGGAGGGTTATCTCGGCCTCAACGGTGCACTGGCCAAGGGCGCGCTCGAGGCCCCGACCCGCGAGCGAATCGCGCTGGCCGTCGCCGAGGTCAACGGCTGCGACTACTGCCTGTCCGCGCATTCCTATCTCGCCAAGAACCTCGCCAAGCTGTCTGACGTCGAAATCGCGGCCAACCGCAACGGCGGCTCCGGCGATCCAAAGGCCGACGCGGCGGTTGGTTTCGCCGTCAAGCTGGTGAAGGCCCGCGGCCATGTCACCGATGCCGATATCAAGGCGGTCAAGGACGCCGGCTACAACGACGCGCAACTGATCGAGATCGTGCTGCACGTCGCGCTCAACACGCTGACCAATTACGTCAATGAAGTCGCGAAGACCGAAATCGATTTCCCGGTGGTTACGGTCAAGGCCGCATAG
- a CDS encoding pyridoxamine 5'-phosphate oxidase family protein — translation MPDVHTSSGESFSSDVAFTPAVKAIQARKGSRDAYAHVEQSGGWRTEIDENLAGFLAETNSFYFATASADGQPYMQHRGGPKGFIRVLDKNTIAFADYSGNRQYITQGNLSENPKAHIFVMDYAHRRRVKIWGEARVVDDDPALTKSLMPQGYRARPEQVILFRISAWDTNCAQHIPQKFDAADVAQALAMRDGRIAELEAELAALKGQSAPTSQSVDS, via the coding sequence ATGCCCGACGTTCACACTTCTTCCGGCGAGAGTTTTTCCAGCGATGTCGCCTTCACCCCGGCGGTGAAAGCGATACAGGCCCGCAAGGGGTCGCGCGACGCCTACGCCCATGTCGAACAGAGCGGCGGGTGGCGCACGGAGATCGACGAAAATCTCGCCGGGTTCCTGGCCGAGACCAACAGTTTCTATTTCGCCACCGCCAGCGCGGACGGCCAGCCTTATATGCAGCATCGCGGCGGCCCGAAAGGCTTCATCAGGGTCCTGGACAAGAACACCATCGCCTTTGCCGACTACAGCGGCAACCGGCAGTACATCACGCAGGGCAATCTCTCGGAGAATCCGAAGGCGCATATCTTCGTGATGGACTATGCACATCGCCGGCGCGTCAAGATATGGGGTGAGGCCCGCGTCGTCGACGACGATCCGGCACTGACGAAATCGCTGATGCCGCAAGGCTACCGGGCGCGGCCCGAGCAAGTCATCCTGTTTCGGATTTCGGCCTGGGACACCAACTGCGCGCAGCACATCCCGCAAAAGTTCGACGCCGCCGACGTGGCACAAGCACTCGCCATGCGCGATGGCCGGATTGCCGAGCTGGAGGCAGAACTGGCTGCATTGAAGGGCCAGTCGGCGCCAACGAGCCAGAGCGTGGACTCATGA
- a CDS encoding glutathione S-transferase has translation MKIYDWPTGPYPARVRIALAEKSLQSRVQFVSVDLWKGEHKKPAFLAKNYSGTLPVLELDDGTLIAECTAITEYLDALDGAPALTGRSPREKGLIHMMSKRAELELLDAVSVYFHHATPGLGPDVEIYQNAEWGFRQRDKALRGMHYFDGILKRQPFVTGEVFSMADITVIGGLIFAGLVELPVPAECEALQAWYATMQERPSVKNRVTMSEPAEAAV, from the coding sequence ATGAAGATTTACGATTGGCCCACCGGTCCATACCCGGCCCGCGTCCGTATCGCTCTGGCCGAGAAGAGCCTGCAATCGCGTGTCCAGTTCGTGTCGGTCGATCTCTGGAAAGGCGAGCACAAGAAGCCCGCGTTCCTCGCCAAGAATTACTCAGGCACGCTGCCGGTACTCGAACTCGACGACGGGACCCTCATTGCCGAGTGCACGGCCATTACCGAATACCTTGATGCGCTTGATGGCGCTCCCGCACTCACCGGCAGGTCACCGCGCGAGAAGGGCCTGATCCACATGATGAGTAAGCGCGCCGAGTTGGAGCTGCTCGACGCTGTCAGTGTTTACTTCCACCACGCCACGCCGGGGCTTGGGCCCGACGTCGAGATTTATCAGAACGCCGAGTGGGGGTTCCGTCAGCGCGACAAAGCCCTAAGGGGGATGCACTACTTCGATGGCATTTTGAAAAGACAACCGTTCGTCACCGGTGAGGTGTTCTCGATGGCCGACATCACGGTCATAGGCGGTTTGATTTTTGCGGGGCTCGTGGAGCTGCCGGTGCCAGCGGAGTGCGAGGCACTTCAGGCCTGGTACGCGACCATGCAGGAGCGTCCCAGCGTAAAGAACCGGGTGACGATGTCAGAACCGGCTGAGGCGGCCGTTTGA
- a CDS encoding TetR/AcrR family transcriptional regulator, with protein sequence MGASSKEAILAAAKRIAQAHGYSGLNFRYLADDVGIKAASIYHHFPSKADLGAAVARRYWEDTAADLESMLAETSDPVRCLRRYPDVFRKSLESDNRMCLCSFMSAEYDDLPEAVKKEVQTFADVNVAWLSKVLSAAAVVNSGESEQRARAIFAAVAGAQLMARSRSDISLYDALIDSYRVAGLLPA encoded by the coding sequence ATGGGTGCAAGCTCCAAGGAAGCCATCCTGGCGGCCGCCAAACGGATCGCGCAGGCGCATGGCTACAGCGGCTTGAATTTCCGCTATCTCGCGGACGACGTGGGCATCAAGGCCGCGAGCATCTACCACCATTTCCCGAGCAAGGCCGATCTCGGCGCAGCGGTAGCGAGGCGCTATTGGGAGGATACCGCGGCCGATCTCGAGTCGATGTTGGCCGAAACCTCGGATCCGGTCCGCTGCCTGCGCCGATATCCCGATGTGTTTCGCAAATCGCTCGAGAGTGACAATCGCATGTGCCTCTGCAGCTTCATGTCTGCCGAATATGATGATCTGCCGGAAGCGGTGAAGAAGGAGGTCCAAACCTTCGCCGATGTCAACGTGGCGTGGCTCAGCAAGGTGCTGTCCGCTGCGGCCGTGGTCAATTCCGGGGAGAGCGAACAGCGGGCTCGCGCAATCTTCGCCGCTGTCGCCGGCGCCCAGCTCATGGCGAGGAGTCGCTCGGATATCTCGCTCTACGACGCGTTGATCGATAGCTATCGCGTGGCGGGCCTCCTGCCGGCGTAG
- a CDS encoding glutathione S-transferase family protein, whose translation MITLYGFGAGFGLPEISPFVTKTEVQLKMAGLAYRKEKARPPTSPKGQLPYIVDDAESIADSTFIRAHLEGKYGFDFDAPLSLQARAQAWAFERMIEHHIYWALVGARWVDADNFAKGPAHFFDAVPAHQREKLREDAQFRVAENYLLSGLGRHAPEEDVDLAVRSLFALSVQLGDKPYLMGDTPCGTDATAFGALSGILTPFFESPLRQRTERFANLTAYVDRMMLQYYPEFAWAPLQEAA comes from the coding sequence ATGATTACCCTTTATGGCTTCGGCGCCGGGTTCGGCCTGCCGGAAATCAGCCCCTTTGTGACCAAGACCGAAGTCCAGTTGAAAATGGCCGGTCTTGCCTATCGCAAGGAGAAGGCGAGGCCGCCGACCTCTCCCAAGGGGCAACTGCCCTACATCGTCGACGACGCCGAGAGTATTGCCGATTCCACCTTCATCCGCGCCCATCTCGAGGGCAAATACGGCTTCGATTTCGATGCGCCGCTGTCGTTGCAGGCGCGCGCCCAAGCCTGGGCGTTCGAGCGGATGATCGAACACCACATCTACTGGGCGCTGGTCGGCGCGCGCTGGGTCGATGCCGACAACTTCGCCAAGGGGCCGGCGCATTTCTTCGATGCAGTGCCGGCGCATCAGCGCGAAAAACTGCGCGAGGATGCGCAGTTTCGTGTCGCCGAGAACTATCTGCTCAGCGGCCTCGGCCGCCACGCGCCGGAAGAAGACGTCGATCTCGCGGTCCGCTCGCTGTTTGCACTGTCGGTGCAGCTTGGCGACAAGCCGTACCTGATGGGCGATACGCCCTGTGGCACCGACGCTACCGCGTTCGGCGCGCTGTCCGGAATCCTGACGCCGTTCTTCGAGTCGCCGTTGCGGCAGCGGACCGAGCGGTTCGCAAACCTCACCGCCTATGTCGACCGGATGATGCTGCAATACTACCCGGAATTCGCCTGGGCGCCGCTGCAGGAAGCCGCCTGA
- a CDS encoding YafY family protein, whose protein sequence is MRRADRLFQIIQVLRRTRKPLTADAIAAELETSKRTIYRDIATLIEQRVPIRGEAGMGYILEKGFDLPPLMLTPDEIEAAVLGAQWVAGHADPVLARAAQDLMAKIADTVPERLRPFVLEPASRARPVWNREPDRIDMVRTRSNIHEGKKITLNYRDEHGRDSQRTIWPIAIGYHEAVRILAAWCELRKDFRSFRTDRVIDAVYHDEKYPERRDLLRAKWRRSLVWEAPKDT, encoded by the coding sequence ATGAGACGTGCCGACCGGCTGTTTCAGATCATTCAGGTGCTCCGGCGCACCCGGAAGCCGCTGACGGCGGATGCGATCGCGGCCGAGCTGGAAACCTCGAAGCGGACGATTTACCGCGACATCGCCACCCTGATCGAACAACGCGTGCCGATCCGCGGCGAAGCCGGCATGGGCTACATCCTGGAAAAGGGATTCGACCTGCCGCCGCTGATGCTGACCCCCGACGAAATCGAGGCGGCCGTGCTCGGTGCGCAGTGGGTGGCAGGACACGCCGATCCCGTGCTCGCCCGCGCAGCCCAGGACCTGATGGCGAAGATCGCCGACACCGTCCCCGAACGCTTAAGGCCGTTCGTGCTCGAACCCGCCAGTCGCGCCCGCCCGGTCTGGAACAGGGAACCCGACCGTATCGACATGGTGCGGACGCGGTCGAATATCCACGAAGGCAAGAAGATCACCCTGAATTATCGCGACGAGCACGGCCGCGACAGCCAGCGCACCATCTGGCCGATCGCGATCGGCTATCACGAGGCCGTGCGGATTCTGGCGGCGTGGTGCGAACTGCGCAAGGATTTCCGCAGTTTCCGCACCGACCGCGTCATCGACGCGGTGTACCACGACGAAAAATATCCGGAACGGCGCGACCTGCTGCGGGCGAAATGGCGCAGAAGCCTGGTCTGGGAGGCGCCCAAGGATACCTGA
- a CDS encoding YkgJ family cysteine cluster protein, whose translation MDHIGNYIDPANDNASPCQSCGACCSYSENWPRFTTEDEAELDLIPQKFVNDKLSGMRCDGNRCSALSGKVGEATSCTIYAVRPEVCRTCMPGDPECAMARKRHGLPVLA comes from the coding sequence ATGGATCACATCGGCAATTACATCGACCCCGCCAACGACAACGCGAGTCCCTGCCAGAGCTGCGGCGCCTGCTGCAGCTATTCGGAAAACTGGCCGCGCTTCACCACCGAGGATGAGGCGGAGCTGGACCTGATCCCCCAGAAATTCGTCAACGACAAGCTCTCGGGGATGCGCTGCGACGGCAACCGCTGCTCGGCACTGTCAGGCAAGGTCGGCGAAGCGACATCGTGCACGATCTATGCGGTGCGGCCCGAGGTCTGCCGGACCTGCATGCCCGGCGATCCCGAATGCGCGATGGCGCGGAAGCGGCACGGCCTGCCCGTGCTGGCGTGA
- a CDS encoding DUF3307 domain-containing protein, which yields MLLLTVKHIIADFVLQNSWMAIGKDQKTGWALPLLAHCLVHLAVSMTLILVVAPRFWFVALIDFAIHITVDRAKGIIASSYGVTLEQEHPWFWTLIGVDQALHHLTGFFLSIFMASN from the coding sequence ATGTTGCTTCTTACGGTGAAGCACATCATCGCCGATTTTGTTCTGCAAAATTCCTGGATGGCGATCGGCAAGGATCAAAAGACCGGCTGGGCGCTGCCGCTGCTGGCGCATTGTCTCGTGCATCTGGCGGTGTCGATGACGCTGATTCTGGTTGTCGCGCCGCGGTTCTGGTTCGTCGCCCTGATCGACTTTGCCATTCACATTACGGTCGACCGCGCCAAGGGAATTATCGCCTCGTCATACGGCGTGACGCTGGAGCAGGAACACCCGTGGTTCTGGACTCTGATCGGCGTCGATCAGGCGCTGCACCATCTCACCGGTTTTTTCCTGTCGATTTTCATGGCGTCGAACTGA
- a CDS encoding TAXI family TRAP transporter solute-binding subunit yields the protein MSAEAPTPQPEMPRQRSRVVKSNRSQIVLFSILTLILSAVTVWGGRTWVRNSETLVFAVGEANGPEARFAAKLAALLKSNASRLRLKIVPSGDNAKALASFDRKEANLAILRTDAKVPSRARAVAILEHDVLLLLSPGNKKIKTVADLKKKKIAVMADSESSVALVRNILELSDSPDAAARVQMAPPGATLEKLFASGTGAVVVVAHASQVMKDRSYEQLAKHGGFTLNAIDAAKALARKYPALSEETLTTGMLSGAPAIPDDDLTTIGLEWLLVAQSGLSTTTMSDLARLIYENKADLALSDGFASKIEPAVTDKDAFIAAHAGAAEYINDDTKSFMDRYSDMMYLGAAALSVIGSIFAGIYTKITRIAPEKAGELATAILDIGERMEYAKTLDALDELQDELEAILRGAVIGLRDGTISSDGLETFKLGYEFVRDDIGMRREHLKRHTPQNPGAQNPGTQTPVAHDDNVVVVKTAQSA from the coding sequence ATGAGCGCTGAAGCCCCCACGCCGCAACCGGAAATGCCACGCCAACGTTCGCGGGTGGTGAAAAGCAATCGCTCGCAGATCGTGCTGTTTTCGATCCTGACCTTGATTCTCAGCGCCGTCACGGTTTGGGGAGGCCGAACCTGGGTGCGAAATTCCGAGACGCTGGTATTCGCCGTCGGTGAGGCCAACGGCCCTGAAGCACGCTTCGCGGCCAAACTGGCGGCGCTGCTGAAGAGCAATGCGTCGCGGCTGCGTCTCAAGATCGTGCCCAGCGGCGACAACGCCAAGGCGCTGGCGTCGTTCGACCGCAAGGAAGCCAACCTTGCGATCCTGCGCACCGACGCCAAAGTCCCGTCGCGCGCCCGCGCGGTCGCCATCCTCGAACACGACGTGCTGCTGCTGCTCAGTCCCGGCAACAAGAAGATCAAGACCGTGGCCGACCTGAAGAAGAAGAAGATCGCGGTCATGGCCGACAGCGAGAGCAGCGTGGCCCTCGTCCGCAACATCCTCGAACTTTCCGACAGCCCCGACGCAGCGGCGCGGGTCCAGATGGCGCCGCCGGGCGCGACCCTGGAGAAGCTGTTCGCGTCGGGCACCGGCGCGGTGGTCGTGGTCGCGCACGCCTCGCAGGTCATGAAGGACAGAAGCTACGAGCAACTTGCCAAGCACGGCGGCTTTACCCTGAACGCGATCGACGCCGCGAAAGCGCTCGCCAGGAAATACCCGGCGCTTTCCGAGGAGACGCTGACGACCGGCATGCTGTCCGGCGCACCCGCGATCCCCGACGACGACCTTACCACCATCGGGCTGGAGTGGCTGCTGGTGGCACAGTCCGGATTGTCGACCACGACCATGAGCGACCTCGCCCGCCTGATCTACGAAAACAAGGCCGATCTGGCGCTGAGCGACGGCTTCGCCAGCAAGATCGAACCGGCGGTGACCGACAAGGATGCCTTCATCGCCGCGCATGCGGGGGCCGCCGAATATATCAACGACGATACCAAGTCGTTCATGGATCGCTACAGCGACATGATGTATCTGGGCGCGGCCGCGCTCAGCGTCATCGGCTCGATCTTTGCCGGCATCTACACCAAGATCACGCGGATTGCACCGGAGAAGGCCGGCGAACTCGCAACTGCCATTCTCGATATCGGCGAGCGGATGGAATACGCCAAAACTCTCGACGCCCTCGACGAGCTGCAGGACGAACTCGAGGCGATCCTGCGCGGCGCGGTGATAGGGTTGCGCGACGGCACCATTTCCAGCGACGGACTGGAGACCTTCAAGCTGGGCTACGAGTTCGTCCGCGACGACATCGGCATGCGCCGCGAGCATCTCAAGCGGCACACCCCGCAGAACCCCGGCGCGCAAAACCCGGGGACCCAAACCCCTGTCGCGCACGACGACAATGTCGTGGTCGTGAAGACCGCACAGAGCGCGTAA
- a CDS encoding DUF6537 domain-containing protein produces MSDRGILSSLRYLFADVIGEVDDTPPLLPEGLPEAVVPVASDAIHMLIVYQGTSYAQLYVDRLRRFVGRRGFDDAVFAEIARLMAARMSYEDPIRIAQLTLATLEGRPGVPAAPINEVRRFRIDELIGALPAIVAEPVLDVLEWLGWLRLPVSIRFSTASRWGIRRLKMEAGLRRWRQFSVRYTKERAWVERWLHMIDRSLTKQPAAAPAIVQTADMIKGYGDPYRQGVADWNAIIDGLAKPTFDGVLDLADLGGAVAEARAAVLTDPRQVALKRKIAEIRARVPAAPNAA; encoded by the coding sequence GTGTCGGACCGCGGTATCCTGTCCTCGTTGCGTTACCTGTTCGCCGATGTCATCGGCGAGGTCGACGACACGCCGCCATTGCTGCCGGAGGGGTTGCCGGAAGCCGTCGTGCCCGTCGCCAGCGACGCCATTCACATGCTGATCGTCTATCAGGGGACGAGCTACGCCCAGCTCTATGTCGACCGGCTGCGGCGGTTCGTCGGCCGGCGCGGTTTCGATGATGCCGTGTTCGCCGAGATCGCGCGGTTGATGGCGGCGCGCATGAGCTACGAAGACCCGATCCGGATCGCGCAGCTCACGCTCGCGACTCTTGAGGGGCGGCCGGGTGTGCCGGCCGCGCCGATCAACGAGGTCAGGAGATTCCGCATCGACGAATTGATCGGTGCGCTCCCCGCCATTGTCGCCGAACCGGTGCTCGATGTGCTCGAATGGCTCGGCTGGCTGCGCCTGCCGGTGTCGATCCGCTTCAGCACGGCGAGCCGATGGGGTATTCGCCGCTTGAAGATGGAGGCGGGGCTGCGGCGGTGGCGGCAGTTTTCGGTGCGTTACACCAAGGAGCGGGCCTGGGTCGAACGCTGGCTTCACATGATCGACCGCAGCCTGACCAAGCAACCCGCGGCCGCGCCTGCCATCGTGCAAACCGCTGATATGATCAAGGGATATGGCGATCCCTATCGTCAAGGCGTGGCGGACTGGAACGCCATCATCGACGGGCTCGCGAAGCCGACCTTCGACGGTGTGCTTGATCTGGCCGATCTCGGCGGTGCGGTGGCGGAAGCGCGCGCCGCGGTGCTGACCGATCCGCGCCAGGTCGCGCTCAAGCGCAAGATCGCCGAGATCAGGGCGCGGGTGCCGGCCGCGCCGAACGCGGCCTGA
- a CDS encoding Crp/Fnr family transcriptional regulator: MDTSHLAEHAGTAGALFASIFVVATTTMRTMIPLRIFGILANVVLFLTAIPAHNYLVMLVQSVMCLVNSYRLHQMLQLVRDVRKSVNSDLSMDWLKPFMIERNCSAGEMLFYKDEKAEDMLYIVSGRFKLVESGIVLPVGAIVGELGMLSPSNVRTQSLECIEAGRVLSVSYSKVEELYVQNPAFGFYFLRLSSARLFQNLETLQKQLSQQTAAPAVAPKPA; encoded by the coding sequence ATGGACACGTCTCATCTGGCAGAACATGCGGGAACCGCCGGCGCGCTGTTCGCGTCGATCTTCGTGGTCGCCACCACCACGATGCGGACCATGATCCCGTTGCGGATCTTCGGCATTCTCGCCAACGTCGTTCTCTTCCTGACTGCCATTCCAGCGCATAATTACCTGGTCATGCTGGTGCAGTCGGTGATGTGCCTGGTCAACTCGTATCGCCTGCACCAGATGCTGCAGCTGGTGCGCGACGTGAGGAAATCCGTCAACAGCGACCTGTCGATGGACTGGCTGAAACCGTTCATGATCGAGCGCAACTGTAGCGCCGGCGAAATGCTGTTCTACAAAGACGAGAAGGCCGAGGACATGCTCTATATCGTCAGCGGCCGGTTCAAGCTGGTCGAGTCCGGCATCGTATTGCCGGTCGGCGCCATCGTCGGCGAACTCGGCATGCTCTCGCCGTCGAACGTGCGCACCCAGTCGCTGGAATGCATCGAAGCCGGGCGCGTGCTGAGCGTCAGCTACAGCAAGGTCGAGGAGCTTTACGTGCAAAACCCGGCGTTCGGTTTCTATTTTCTCCGCCTCTCCAGCGCCCGGCTGTTTCAGAATCTCGAGACGCTGCAGAAGCAACTGAGCCAGCAGACGGCCGCGCCTGCGGTCGCGCCGAAGCCCGCCTAG
- a CDS encoding cyclic nucleotide-gated ion channel has protein sequence MPKRLVLSALTIFAAQTAGRNMTKAAYVAVTVGVSVMVLLTVAPAYEAAHRWVDAVLWACWAYFVFEWVVRLRLARASQRGWGYTRSVRGLVDAAAVIAVPLALVCGTDPRTAWLLAILWVLKVVPGVPGLRQLRRVLVIESGSLLSVLVIFLMVLFLASVAVYFFERDVQPATFGSVPAALWWAVATLTTTGYGDVVPITLPGRIVAALVMICGLGVFGLWTGILATGFAAETRRDNFLKTWESVSKVPFFAALGPAAIADVTHMLRTMDLPPRTMIIRKGQQGDCMYFIAAGEVEVDLPGKKVRLSEGAFFGEMALLGNNLRSANITTTRLSKLLVLDLVDFRLLMARHPDLAQTIDAEANRRALENK, from the coding sequence ATGCCCAAACGGCTCGTTCTTTCGGCTCTGACGATTTTCGCCGCCCAGACGGCCGGCCGCAACATGACCAAAGCGGCCTATGTCGCGGTGACGGTCGGCGTCAGCGTCATGGTGCTGCTCACGGTCGCGCCCGCCTATGAGGCGGCGCATCGCTGGGTCGACGCCGTGCTGTGGGCGTGCTGGGCCTACTTCGTGTTCGAATGGGTGGTGCGGCTGCGCCTCGCGCGGGCGTCGCAGCGCGGCTGGGGCTATACGCGGTCGGTCCGCGGGCTGGTGGACGCCGCCGCCGTTATCGCGGTGCCGCTGGCGCTGGTCTGCGGCACCGATCCGCGGACGGCATGGCTGCTCGCGATCCTGTGGGTGCTCAAGGTGGTCCCCGGCGTTCCGGGCTTGCGGCAATTGCGCCGGGTGCTGGTGATCGAGTCCGGCTCGCTGTTGAGCGTGCTGGTGATTTTCCTGATGGTGCTGTTTCTGGCATCGGTCGCGGTCTATTTCTTCGAACGCGACGTTCAGCCTGCCACCTTCGGCAGCGTGCCCGCCGCGCTCTGGTGGGCGGTCGCGACGCTGACCACCACCGGTTATGGCGACGTGGTGCCGATCACGCTGCCCGGCCGCATCGTCGCCGCGCTGGTGATGATCTGCGGCCTCGGCGTGTTCGGGCTGTGGACCGGTATTCTCGCCACCGGTTTTGCCGCCGAGACCCGCCGCGACAACTTCCTGAAGACCTGGGAGTCCGTCAGCAAGGTGCCGTTCTTCGCAGCGCTTGGCCCGGCCGCGATCGCCGACGTCACCCACATGCTACGCACCATGGACCTGCCGCCGCGCACCATGATCATCCGCAAGGGCCAGCAGGGCGACTGCATGTATTTCATCGCCGCCGGCGAGGTCGAGGTCGACCTGCCCGGCAAAAAGGTCAGGCTGAGCGAGGGCGCGTTCTTCGGCGAGATGGCGCTGCTCGGCAACAATCTGCGCTCGGCCAACATCACCACTACGCGGCTGTCGAAATTGCTGGTGCTCGACCTCGTCGATTTCCGCCTGCTGATGGCGCGGCACCCCGATCTGGCCCAGACCATCGACGCCGAGGCCAACCGGCGCGCACTGGAAAACAAGTAA
- a CDS encoding enoyl-CoA hydratase/isomerase family protein yields MSEPAEAASAPVLEISGARATIRLNRPKHLNRLQSEDLGDLLKLFDRIEADPAIRVLVLTGTGRAFSAGYDLNSVADRATSAKEEQSAGSAFEVVVNRLEDLGVPTICRLNGGVYGGSTDLALACDFRIGVDTAEMFMPAARLGLHYYKSGIARYVARLGVDNAKKLFLTAQKITAPEMLRIGYLTAMVPLESLDEEVDRLATILGGNAPQAMRGMKRAINEFSRGQLDEEACDRRHRESMRSAEIKEGIKAFAEKRPPRF; encoded by the coding sequence ATGTCCGAACCAGCCGAGGCGGCCAGTGCGCCGGTCCTCGAAATCAGCGGCGCACGCGCCACCATCCGCCTCAACCGGCCGAAACACCTGAACCGGCTGCAGAGTGAGGATCTCGGCGACCTGCTGAAACTGTTCGACCGGATCGAGGCCGATCCCGCTATCCGCGTGCTGGTGCTGACCGGCACCGGCCGCGCCTTCAGTGCCGGCTATGACCTCAACTCGGTCGCCGACCGCGCGACCAGCGCCAAGGAAGAACAGAGCGCGGGCTCCGCGTTTGAAGTCGTGGTCAACCGGCTGGAGGATCTCGGCGTACCGACCATCTGCCGGCTCAATGGCGGCGTCTATGGCGGCTCGACCGATCTGGCGCTGGCCTGCGACTTCCGCATCGGCGTCGACACCGCCGAAATGTTCATGCCGGCGGCGCGGCTGGGCTTGCATTACTACAAGAGCGGCATCGCGCGCTATGTGGCGCGGCTCGGCGTCGACAACGCCAAGAAGCTGTTCTTGACCGCGCAGAAGATCACCGCACCCGAGATGCTGCGGATCGGCTATCTCACCGCCATGGTGCCGCTGGAATCGCTCGACGAGGAAGTCGACCGCCTCGCCACCATTCTCGGCGGCAACGCGCCGCAGGCGATGCGCGGCATGAAACGCGCCATCAACGAGTTTTCGCGCGGCCAGCTCGACGAGGAAGCCTGCGACCGCCGCCACCGCGAAAGCATGCGCAGCGCCGAGATCAAGGAAGGCATCAAGGCGTTCGCGGAAAAGCGCCCGCCGCGGTTTTAG